One part of the Raphanus sativus cultivar WK10039 chromosome 7, ASM80110v3, whole genome shotgun sequence genome encodes these proteins:
- the LOC108814702 gene encoding GLABROUS1 enhancer-binding protein-like — translation MPMVNLDFSDAASPPSHILRKSPRKQASEPSPPEPAAAAAAAVKKKTKKKKKTLASSSSRIWNEEDELTVLKGLVDYRAKTGNEPNSNWADFYRFLGDSITAIYSKDQVLTKIRKLKGKFIVSMQKGNTSNSEAFLLSKRIWAPQNEPDQSVNHSSKSGDEMGNESLPKADFEGNDESWAVRDAFETMVSKGLSDYQKKLQLEKLMNLGSGKRKELSDEWKELCAEEVKLNIKRFKFSALLAEAAKW, via the exons ATGCCCATGGTGAATCTTGATTTCTCTGACGCAGCCTCTCCACCTTCACATATTCTCAGAAAATCCCCACGGAAACAAGCTTCAGAGCCTTCTCCTCCAGaaccagcagcagcagcagcagcagcagtaaagaagaagacgaagaagaagaagaagacattggcgagcagcagcagcagaatCTGGAACGAGGAAGATGAGCTCACTGTGTTAAAAGGGTTAGTGGATTATCGAGCCAAGACAGGAAACGAACCCAACAGTAACTGGGCTGACTTTTATCGTTTCCTCGGTGATTCCATCACTGCGATATACTCAAAGGATCAGGTTTTGACTAAGATCCGCAAGCTGAAAGGTAAGTTCATTGTTAGCATGCAGAAAGGAAACACCAGCAACTCTGAAGCCTTCCTACTTTCCAAAAGGATATGGGCCCCCCAAAATGAACCTGATCAGTCTGTTAATCACAGCAGCAAGAGTGGT GATGAAATGGGTAATGAATCATTACCAAAAGCTGACTTTGAAGGCAATGACGAGTCATGGGCTGTGCGGGATGCGTTCGAGACCATGGTGTCTAAAGGTTTAAGTGATTATCAAAAGAAGTTGCAGCTTGAGAAGCTGATGAACCTTGGATCTGGTAAAAGAAAAGAGTTGAGCGATGAGTGGAAAGAGTTATGTGCTGAGGAAGTCAAACTCAATATCAAGAGGTTTAAGTTTTCTGCTTTGCTTGCAGAGGCTGCTAAATGGTAA
- the LOC108831160 gene encoding chloride channel protein CLC-a — MDEDGNLQISNSNYNGEEEADPENNTMNQPLLKRHRTLSSTPLALVGTKVSHIESLDYEINENDLFKHDWRSRSKAQVLQYIFAKWTLAFLVGLLTGLIATLINLAVENIAGYKLLAVGHYIAQDRFVTGLLVFTGANLSLTLVATVLVVVFAPTAAGPGIPEIKAYLNGIDTPNMFGATTMIVKIVGSIGAVAAGLDLGKEGPLVHIGSCIASLLGQGGPDNHRIKWRWLRYFNNDRDRRDLITCGSASGVCAAFRSPVGGVLFALEEVATWWRSALLWRTFFSTAVVVVVLRAFIEICNSGKCGLFGKGGLIMFDVSHVEVRYHAVDIIPVTLIGVIGGILGSLYNHLLHKVLRLYNLINQKGKIHKVLLSLSVSLFTSLCLYGLPFLAECKPCNPSIDEACPTNGRSGNFKQFNCPNGYYNDLATLFLTTNDDAVRNVFSSNTPNEFGMVSLWIYFGLYCILGLITFGIATPSGLFLPIILMGSAYGRMLGTVMGPYTKIDQGLYAVLGAASLMAGSMRMTVSLCVIFLELTNNLLLLPITMFVLLIAKTVGDSFNLSIYEIILHLKGLPFLEANPEPWMRNLTVGELGDAKPPVVTLGGVEKVANIVDALRNTTHNAFPVLDGDATELHGLILRAHLVKVLKKRWFLNEKRRTEDWEVKEKFTAVELAEREDNFDDVAITSSEMQMYVDLHPLTNTTPYTVVQSMSVAKALVLFRSVGLRHLLIVPKIQASGMSPVIGILTRQDLRAYNILEAFPHLDKHKSGKLR, encoded by the exons ATGGATGAAGATGGAAACTTACAGATTAGTAATAGTAATTacaatggagaagaagaagcagatcCAGAGAACAACACTATGAACCAGCCACTCCTTAAGAGACATAGAACTCTTTCTTCAACTCCTCTTGCTTTGGTCGGTACCAAGGTTTCACACATCGAGAGCTTAGATTATGA AATAAACGAGAATGATCTGTTCAAGCACGACTGGAGAAGCAGATCAAAGGCACAAGTGTTGCAATACATATTCGCAAAATGGACATTAGCGTTTCTTGTTGGTCTCTTAACTGGTCTCATAGCTACTCTCATCAACCTCGCCGTCGAAAACATTGCCGGTTACAAACTCCTAGCCGTCGGCCACTATATTGCTCAAGACAG GTTTGTTACAGGTCTGCTGGTCTTTACGGGTGCGAATTTGAGTCTGACTTTGGTGGCGACAGTACTTGTTGTTGTCTTTGCTCCTACGGCTGCTGGTCCTGGGATTCCAGAGATTAAAGCTTATCTTAATGGCATCGACACTCCTAATATGTTTGGTGCCACCACCATGATCGTTAAG ATTGTTGGAAGTATTGGAGCAGTTGCAGCTGGACTTGATCTTGGCAAAGAAGGGCCTTTGGTTCACATTGGAAGCTGCATAGCTTCTTTGCTAGGTCAAGGTGGACCAGACAACCACAGAATCAAATGGAGATGGCTTCGTTACTTCAACAACGACAGAGACCGAAGAGATCTTATTACATGTGGATCTGCCTCTGGAGTATGTGCAGCTTTCAGGTCACCAGTAGGAGGAGTTCTCTTCGCTCTTGAGGAAGTTGCCACGTGGTGGAGAAGCGCTCTTCTATGGAGAACCTTCTTCAGTACAGCTGTTGTGGTGGTTGTACTGAGAGCGTTCATAGAGATTTGCAACTCCGGTAAATGCGGGCTCTTCGGTAAAGGAGGACTCATTATGTTTGATGTGAGTCATGTAGAAGTTAGGTACCATGCAGTGGATATAATCCCTGTTACATTGATTGGTGTCATTGGTGGCATTCTTGGAAGCTTGTACAATCACCTTCTTCATAAAGTCCTTCGTCTTTACAATCTCATCAATCA GAAGGGTAAGATTCACAAGGTGCTTCTAAGTCTTTCGGTGTCTCTCTTCACATCACTTTGCTTGTATGGGCTTCCTTTCTTAGCGGAATGCAAGCCTTGTAATCCTTCAATAGACGAGGCATGTCCAACAAACGGAAGATCAGGGAACTTCAAGCAGTTCAACTGTCCCAACGGTTACTACAACGATCTAGCGACTCTGTTTCTCACAACCAATGATGATGCCGTCAGAAACGTGTTCTCTTCAAACACTCCTAATGAGTTTGGTATGGTTTCCCTGTGGATATACTTTGGTCTCTACTGCATTTTGGGGCTTATCACATTTGGTATAGCGACGCCTTCCGGTCTCTTCTTACCGATCATCCTCATGGGTTCTGCTTATGGTCGGATGCTAGGCACAGTAATGGGACCTTACACAAAGATTGATCAAGGGCTTTACGCGGTTCTTGGTGCAGCTTCACTCATGGCTGGTTCCATGAGAATGACTGTTTCTCTCTGTGTTATATTCCTTGAGCTCACCAACAACCTTCTTTTGTTACCCATTACAATGTTTGTGCTTCTCATTGCTAAAACAGTTGGAGACAGCTTCAATCTGAGTATCTATGAGATCATTCTCCATCTGAAGGGCTTACCATTCTTGGAAGCAAATCCAGAGCCATGGATGAGGAATCTCACTGTAGGTGAGCTTGGTGATGCTAAGCCTCCGGTGGTTACCCTTGGGGGAGTAGAAAAAGTTGCTAATATAGTGGATGCACTAAGGAACACAACGCATAACGCCTTCCCGGTATTGGATGGTGATGCTACAGAGCTTCATGGGTTGATCTTGAGAGCACATCTTGTTAAAGTTTTGAAAAAGAGATGGTTCTTGAATGAGAAGAGAAGAACAGAAGACTGGGAAGTTAAAGAAAAGTTCACAGCGGTGGAGTTGGCCGAGAGAGAAGACAATTTTGACGATGTTGCAATCACAAGCTCAGAGATGCAAATGTATGTTGATCTTCATCCTTTGACCAACACTACACCTTACACAGTGGTGCAGAGTATGTCAGTGGCTAAGGCTTTGGTGCTCTTCCGGTCAGTCGGTCTCAGACATTTGCTGATTGTTCCCAAGATTCAAGCTTCAGGA ATGTCTCCTGTGATAGGAATATTAACAAGGCAAGATCTAAGGGCTTATAACATTCTAGAAGCGTTTCCTCATTTGGATAAACACAAAAGTGGAAAGCTGCGATAA
- the LOC108816910 gene encoding sister chromatid cohesion 1 protein 2-like isoform X2, giving the protein MFHSEGLVSRKGPLGAIWVAAYFAKKLKKTQVKDTHIPSSVDQILQKELDALTYRVLAYLLLGLVRIYSKKVDFLFHDCNTAFIAVKEFVAKDKNNRDNTNVPLPAAAASTVFSSIALPQCFELDAFDLGVLEDSHGDNVRPQEDITLKQVGGAAGRDTESMDHYYMERFDMEEEEEDLGFTFHETSVADHTDTRFETAHDMDIDAENVRDASGQASVRVVEAEPLESNKSSRDQQNASRHGEDPESDDMEREEPGSVGGNGDLPECIEKHRGHSDGEMTDTDMFHKEPSETPEVNKVGYNEKGFLSGITFSEEPESKGSNAKDTPVAATPKTPSRLKISQGTGETSHQFSIITTPSGKESSRKRKCLIDDEVIIPNKVIKKMIEDSSTLVKKRRKVPDTDYPEKRIKRLADPSRSYWDPLFPYGSLDLQLLFNQPIRLKEQNTTETPKAAKTARRMKRSSLRGRGDAFPVEQTESGPEIMETPQAVALAELKITAPETVSVSSIAAGSSHQTKVASETPIEPAEPTYIAPDTPARTSEQTGIAPETPAVSEREEIAPEMPLRESMSERYCKDPETCEQETRPANSFTFFDECPSEYYEDGRDLDVILMHEEVNAHETEDLQQETWSARTRNVAKFLEKTFLEQKKKGEEEKASLLQLCRGRTQKESARLFYETLVLKTKGYLEVKQDHQYSDILLSPITRQQEAC; this is encoded by the exons ATGTTTCACTCGGAAGGCCTCGTATCGAGGAAAGGACCTTTAGGAGCGATTTGGGTGGCAGCCTATTTCGCGAAGAAGCTTAAGAAAACTCAAGTCAAAGACACTCATATTCCTTCCTCCGTTG ACCAGATCTTGCAAAAGGAGTTGGACGCTTTGACATACAGAGTTTTAGCCTATCTTCTCCTTGGTCTCGTTAGAATATATTCCAAGAAGGTCGACTTTTTGTTCCATGATTGCAACACTGCCTTTATCGCTGTAAAGGAGTTTGTGGCTAAGGATAAGAACAACAGAGATAACACTAATGTGCCTCTCCCTGCTGCTGCAGCATCTACCGTGTTTTCTTCAATTGCTTTGCCTCAGTGTTTCGAACTAGATGCTTTTGATCTTGGTGTTTTGGAAGATTCTCACGG GGACAATGTTAGGCCTCAGGAAGATATTACACTTAAACAAG TTGGAGGTGCTGCTGGTCGGGATACGGAGAGCATGGACCACTACTATATGGAAAGG TTCGacatggaggaggaggaggaggatctcGGCTTTACGTTTCATGAAACTTCCGTTGCCGATCATACTGATACTAGATT TGAGACCGCCCATGATATGGACATAGATGCAGAAAATGTCAGAGATGCTAGTGGACAAGCATCAGTCAGAGTTGTTGAAGCAGAGCCGCTAGAGTCTAACAAATCATCCAGAGATCAGCAAAATGCATCTAGGCATGGGGAGGATCCAGAATCAGATGACATGGAACGCGAAGAACCAGGATCTGTGGGGGGAAATGGAGACTTGCCTGAATGCATAGAGAAACATCGAGGCCATAGTGATGGGGAAATGACAGACACTGATATGTTTCATAAAGAGCCATCTGAGACTCCTGAAGTGAATAAAGTTGGATACAATGAGAAAGGTTTCCTCTCTGGCATTACTTTTTCAGAAGAGCCGGAGAGTAAAGGATCTAATGCTAAAGATACTCCAGTTGCTGCTACTCCCAAAACACCTTCCCGGCTGAAGATCTCTCAAG GTACAGGGGAAACAAGCCATCAGTTCTCCATCATTACCACACCTAGTGGAAAGGAGTCTTCTCGGAAGAGAAAATGTCTAATAGATGACGAAGTTATAATTCCGAACAA AGTTATTAAGAAAATGATAGAAGACTCAAGTACATTGGTTAAAAAACGGAGAAAGGTTCCTGATACTGACTATCCTGAGAAAAGAATCAAACGTCTTGCTGATCCCTCTAGAAGTTACTGGGACCCTTTGTTTCCAT ATGGTTCTTTGGACCTCCAATTGCTTTTCAATCAACCCATCAGGCTTAAAGAACAGAACACAACAGAAACTCCTAAAGCTGCTAAAACCGCTAGGCGAATGAAAAGGTCTTCTCTTAGAGGCCGTGGGGATGCTTTTCCTGTAGAGCAGACTGAGAGTGGTCCGGAAATTATGGAGACTCCTCAGGCTGTTGCTCTTGCCGAGCTGAAAATTACTGCTCCAGAGACTGTTTCAGTTAGTTCCATAGCTGCTGGAAGTTCTCATCAAACAAAGGTTGCTTCAGAGACGCCAATAGAGCCTGCAGAGCCAACGTATATTGCTCCAGATACCCCAGCAAGAACATCAGAGCAAACAGGGATTGCTCCTGAAACACCAGCAGTCTCTGAGCGAGAAGAGATTGCTCCTGAGATGCCGCTGAGAGAATCAATGTCAGAAAGATATTGCAAGGACCCTGAGACCTGTGAACAAGAAACAAGACCTGCCAACTCCTTCACCTTCTTTGACGAGTGCCCGTCAGAATATTACGAGGATGGAAGGGACCTTGATGTTATTTTGATGCACGAGGAG GTGAATGCACATGAAACAGAGGACCTGCAACAAG AGACATGGTCAGCAAGAACAAG GAATGTGGCAAAATTCCTGGAGAAAACGTTTCTGGAGCAAAAgaagaaaggagaagaagaaaaagcgaGTTTGTTACAGTTGTGCAGAGGAAGAACTCAGAAGGAAAGTGCAAGACTCTTCTACGAGACTTTG GTGTTGAAGACGAAGGGTTACTTGGAGGTGAAGCAAGACCATCAATATAGTGATATTCTCCTCTCGCCAATAACCAGACAACAAGAAGCTTGTTGA
- the LOC108815670 gene encoding GLABROUS1 enhancer-binding protein-like 3, which translates to MVNSSDSVLESQQKHKSQRSHENDDENVSYTEAIVRWRKQQKKYLIWNINDVLLILKGIVEYENEKGFRYNSDWDIFYGYTKDLINILFSKKQLIEQVKKLKMKFEFYFQRSKVGKQLSFTNSYEKELFRLSTIIWAKNETEDAFSENRQDQAKVLVLNKGVPLVDQKRVNDTRKDKDVSQDLGGMDEFYVLQDALEAATSLQSLEKTQQKMLFQNLETLGAQRRKELAVEWKALLNEEMELHIKKLTFLGKLPCA; encoded by the exons ATGGTTAATTCCAGCGACTCTGTTTTGGAGAGCCAACAAAAACACAAATCTCAGCGTTCGCATGAAAACGACGATGAAAACGTCTCCTATACGGAAGCTATAGTCAGGTGGAGAAAGCAACAGAAGAAATATTTGATTTGGAATATAAACGACGTTCTTCTCATTCTCAAG GGAATTGTGGAATATGAAAATGAGAAGGGATTCAGATACAATTCTGATTGGGATATCTTTTATGGCTATACCAAGGACTTGATAAACATACTCTTCTCCAAAAAGCAACTCATAGAACAGGTCAAAAAGTTGAAGATGAAATTTGAGTTCTATTTTCAGAGATCCAAGGTTGGGAAACAACTTTCTTTTACTAATTCTTATGAGAAAGAACTCTTCAGACTGTCAACAATCATTTGGGCTAAAAATGAAACAGAAGATGCTTTTAGTGAGAATAGGCAGGATCAAGCTAAG GTTCTTGTTTTGAACAAGGGTGTGCCTTTGGTAGACCAAAAGCGGGTTAATGACACAAGAAAGGATAAAGATGTGAGCCAGGATCTAGGTGGTATGGATGAATTTTATGTTCTTCAGGACGCACTTGAGGCGGCGACATCTTTGCAGAGTTTAGAGAAAACTCAACAGAAGATGCTGTTTCAGAATTTGGAAACTCTTGGAGCTCAGCGAAGGAAAGAGCTTGCTGTTGAATGGAAGGCATTGCTTAATGAGGAGATGGAATTGCATATAAAGAAACTGACCTTCTTGGGAAAGCTTCCTTGTGCATGA
- the LOC108816910 gene encoding sister chromatid cohesion 1 protein 2-like isoform X1, producing MFHSEGLVSRKGPLGAIWVAAYFAKKLKKTQVKDTHIPSSVDQILQKELDALTYRVLAYLLLGLVRIYSKKVDFLFHDCNTAFIAVKEFVAKDKNNRDNTNVPLPAAAASTVFSSIALPQCFELDAFDLGVLEDSHGDNVRPQEDITLKQVGGAAGRDTESMDHYYMERFDMEEEEEDLGFTFHETSVADHTDTRFETAHDMDIDAENVRDASGQASVRVVEAEPLESNKSSRDQQNASRHGEDPESDDMEREEPGSVGGNGDLPECIEKHRGHSDGEMTDTDMFHKEPSETPEVNKVGYNEKGFLSGITFSEEPESKGSNAKDTPVAATPKTPSRLKISQGTGETSHQFSIITTPSGKESSRKRKCLIDDEVIIPNKVIKKMIEDSSTLVKKRRKVPDTDYPEKRIKRLADPSRSYWDPLFPYGSLDLQLLFNQPIRLKEQNTTETPKAAKTARRMKRSSLRGRGDAFPVEQTESGPEIMETPQAVALAELKITAPETVSVSSIAAGSSHQTKVASETPIEPAEPTYIAPDTPARTSEQTGIAPETPAVSEREEIAPEMPLRESMSERYCKDPETCEQETRPANSFTFFDECPSEYYEDGRDLDVILMHEEQVNAHETEDLQQETWSARTRNVAKFLEKTFLEQKKKGEEEKASLLQLCRGRTQKESARLFYETLVLKTKGYLEVKQDHQYSDILLSPITRQQEAC from the exons ATGTTTCACTCGGAAGGCCTCGTATCGAGGAAAGGACCTTTAGGAGCGATTTGGGTGGCAGCCTATTTCGCGAAGAAGCTTAAGAAAACTCAAGTCAAAGACACTCATATTCCTTCCTCCGTTG ACCAGATCTTGCAAAAGGAGTTGGACGCTTTGACATACAGAGTTTTAGCCTATCTTCTCCTTGGTCTCGTTAGAATATATTCCAAGAAGGTCGACTTTTTGTTCCATGATTGCAACACTGCCTTTATCGCTGTAAAGGAGTTTGTGGCTAAGGATAAGAACAACAGAGATAACACTAATGTGCCTCTCCCTGCTGCTGCAGCATCTACCGTGTTTTCTTCAATTGCTTTGCCTCAGTGTTTCGAACTAGATGCTTTTGATCTTGGTGTTTTGGAAGATTCTCACGG GGACAATGTTAGGCCTCAGGAAGATATTACACTTAAACAAG TTGGAGGTGCTGCTGGTCGGGATACGGAGAGCATGGACCACTACTATATGGAAAGG TTCGacatggaggaggaggaggaggatctcGGCTTTACGTTTCATGAAACTTCCGTTGCCGATCATACTGATACTAGATT TGAGACCGCCCATGATATGGACATAGATGCAGAAAATGTCAGAGATGCTAGTGGACAAGCATCAGTCAGAGTTGTTGAAGCAGAGCCGCTAGAGTCTAACAAATCATCCAGAGATCAGCAAAATGCATCTAGGCATGGGGAGGATCCAGAATCAGATGACATGGAACGCGAAGAACCAGGATCTGTGGGGGGAAATGGAGACTTGCCTGAATGCATAGAGAAACATCGAGGCCATAGTGATGGGGAAATGACAGACACTGATATGTTTCATAAAGAGCCATCTGAGACTCCTGAAGTGAATAAAGTTGGATACAATGAGAAAGGTTTCCTCTCTGGCATTACTTTTTCAGAAGAGCCGGAGAGTAAAGGATCTAATGCTAAAGATACTCCAGTTGCTGCTACTCCCAAAACACCTTCCCGGCTGAAGATCTCTCAAG GTACAGGGGAAACAAGCCATCAGTTCTCCATCATTACCACACCTAGTGGAAAGGAGTCTTCTCGGAAGAGAAAATGTCTAATAGATGACGAAGTTATAATTCCGAACAA AGTTATTAAGAAAATGATAGAAGACTCAAGTACATTGGTTAAAAAACGGAGAAAGGTTCCTGATACTGACTATCCTGAGAAAAGAATCAAACGTCTTGCTGATCCCTCTAGAAGTTACTGGGACCCTTTGTTTCCAT ATGGTTCTTTGGACCTCCAATTGCTTTTCAATCAACCCATCAGGCTTAAAGAACAGAACACAACAGAAACTCCTAAAGCTGCTAAAACCGCTAGGCGAATGAAAAGGTCTTCTCTTAGAGGCCGTGGGGATGCTTTTCCTGTAGAGCAGACTGAGAGTGGTCCGGAAATTATGGAGACTCCTCAGGCTGTTGCTCTTGCCGAGCTGAAAATTACTGCTCCAGAGACTGTTTCAGTTAGTTCCATAGCTGCTGGAAGTTCTCATCAAACAAAGGTTGCTTCAGAGACGCCAATAGAGCCTGCAGAGCCAACGTATATTGCTCCAGATACCCCAGCAAGAACATCAGAGCAAACAGGGATTGCTCCTGAAACACCAGCAGTCTCTGAGCGAGAAGAGATTGCTCCTGAGATGCCGCTGAGAGAATCAATGTCAGAAAGATATTGCAAGGACCCTGAGACCTGTGAACAAGAAACAAGACCTGCCAACTCCTTCACCTTCTTTGACGAGTGCCCGTCAGAATATTACGAGGATGGAAGGGACCTTGATGTTATTTTGATGCACGAGGAG CAGGTGAATGCACATGAAACAGAGGACCTGCAACAAG AGACATGGTCAGCAAGAACAAG GAATGTGGCAAAATTCCTGGAGAAAACGTTTCTGGAGCAAAAgaagaaaggagaagaagaaaaagcgaGTTTGTTACAGTTGTGCAGAGGAAGAACTCAGAAGGAAAGTGCAAGACTCTTCTACGAGACTTTG GTGTTGAAGACGAAGGGTTACTTGGAGGTGAAGCAAGACCATCAATATAGTGATATTCTCCTCTCGCCAATAACCAGACAACAAGAAGCTTGTTGA
- the LOC108816383 gene encoding LOW QUALITY PROTEIN: lysine histidine transporter 1-like (The sequence of the model RefSeq protein was modified relative to this genomic sequence to represent the inferred CDS: deleted 1 base in 1 codon; substituted 1 base at 1 genomic stop codon) has translation MVNQAPQDDYDDEKLARQKEIEDWLPITSSRNAKWWYSAFHNVTAMVGAGVLGLPYAMSQLGWGSGVAILVLSWVITLYTLWQMVEMHXMVPGKRFDRYHELGQHAFGEKLGLYIVVPQQLIVEIGVCIVYMVTGGKSLKKFHELVCEGCKPIKLTYFIMIFASVHFVLSHLPNFNSISGVSLAAAVMSLSYSTIAWAASTSKGVREDVEYGYKAKSTAGTVFNFFSGLGDVAFAYAGHNVVLEIQATIPSTLEKPSKGPMWKGVIVAYIVVALCYFPVALVGYYIFGNSVEDNILISLKKPAWLIATANIFVVIHVIGSYQIYAMPVFDMMETLLVKKLNFRPTTILRFCVRSFYVAATMFLGMTFPFFGGLLAFFGGFAFAPTTYFLPCIIWLAIYKPRKYSLSWWANWVCIVFGIFLMVLSPIGGLRTIVIQAKEYQFYS, from the exons GATGATGAGAAATTGGCAAGACAAAAAGAAATCGAAGATTGGTTACCAATTACTTCATCAAGAAATGCTAAATGGTGGTACTCTGCTTTTCACAATGTCACCGCCATGGTTGGTGCCGGAGTTCTCGGCCTCCCTTACGCCATGTCTCAACTCGGCTG GGGATCGGGAGTTGCAATATTGGTCCTCTCATGGGTCATAACACTATACACACTATGGCAAATGGTGGAAATGCACTAAATGGTTCCGGGAAAGCGTTTTGATCGTTACCATGAACTCGGACAACATGCGTTTGGAGAAAAGCTTGGTCTTTACATAGTCGTGCCGCAACAGCTGATCGTGGAAATAGGCGTTTGTATCGTTTATATGGTCACTGGAGGCAAATCTCTAAAGAAGTTTCATGAGCTTGTTTGTGAGGGCTGCAAACCCATCAAACTTACTTACTTCATCATGATTTTTGCTTCTGTTCATTTCGTCCTTTCTCATCTCCCCAATTTCAATTCCATCTCTGGCGTTTCTCTCGCTGCCGCGGTTATGTCTCTAAG CTACTCAACAATCGCATGGGCAGCTTCGACGAGTAAAGGCGTTCGAGAAGATGTTGAATATGGTTACAAAGCAAAATCAACAGCCGGTACGGTTTTCAATTTCTTCAGCGGTTTAGGTGATGTGGCATTCGCTTACGCAGGCCACAACGTTGTCCTTGAGATCCAAGCAACGATCCCCTCGACTCTTGAGAAACCATCAAAAGGCCCGATGTGGAAAGGAGTCATCGTTGCTTACATCGTTGTCGCACTTTGTTATTTTCCGGTGGCTCTCGTCGGATATTACATTTTCGGGAACAGTGTTGAAGATAATATCCTCATATCACTTAAAAAGCCAGCTTGGTTAATCGCGACGGCTAACATCTTTGTCGTGATCCATGTTATCGGTAGTTACCAG ATATATGCAATGCCGGTT TTTGACATGATGGAAACTTTATTGGTTAAGAAGCTTAATTTTAGACCAACCACGATTCTCCGGTTCTGTGTTCGTAGTTTCTATGTTG CTGCAACCATGTTTCTTGGTATGACGTTCCCGTTCTTTGGTGGCCTTTTGGCGTTCTTTGGTGGATTCGCGTTTGCTCCCACGACATACTTC CTACCTTGCATAATTTGGCTAGCCATCTACAAACCTAGGAAGTACAGCTTATCTTGGTGGGCCAACTGG GTATGTATAGTGTTTGGTATTTTCTTAATGGTCTTGTCGCCTATTGGAGGGCTAAGGACGATCGTTATTCAAGCAAAGGAATACCAGTTTTACTCGTAA